One genomic region from Ammospiza caudacuta isolate bAmmCau1 unplaced genomic scaffold, bAmmCau1.pri scaffold_39, whole genome shotgun sequence encodes:
- the LOC131571874 gene encoding olfactory receptor 14A16-like, producing MSNSSSIRHFLLLALADTRQLQLLHFCLLLGISLAALLANGLIISTVACGHHLHTPMFFFLLNLALSDLGSICTTVPKAMHNSLWDTRDISYTGCAAQVFFFVFYAITEYFLLTIMCYDRYVSICKPLHYGTLLGSRACAHMAAAAWASAFLTALLHTANAFSLPLCHGNALGQFFCEVPQILKLSCSKSYLRELGLLAVTVCFNFSCFVFIVFSYVQIFRTVLRIPSEQGRHKAFSTCLPHLAVVSLFISTGMFAYLKPPSMSFPSLDLALSLLYSVVPPALNPLIYSLRNQELKAAVWTLMTGCFQKH from the coding sequence atgtccaacagcagctccatcaggcacttcctcctgctggcattggcagacacgcggcagctgcagctcctgcacttctgcctcttgctgggcatctccctggctgccctcctggccaacggcctcatcatcagcactgtagcctgcggccaccacctgcacacgcccatgttcttcttcctgctcaacctggccctcagcgacctgggctccatctgcaccactgtccccaaagccatgcacaattccctctgggacaccagggacatctcctacactggatgtgctgcccaagtatttttttttgttttctatgcTATAACAGAGTATTTCCTtttgaccatcatgtgctacgaccgctacgtgtccatctgcaaacccctgcactacgggaccctcctgggcagcagagcttgtgcccacatggcagcagctgcctgggccagtgcctttctcactgctctgctgcacacagccaatgcattttccctgcccctgtgccatggcaatgccctgggccagttcttctgtgaggTGCCCCAGATCCTCAaactctcctgctccaaatcctaCCTCAGGGAACTTGGGCTTCTTGCTGTCACTGTGTGTTTCAATTTcagttgttttgtgttcattgttttctcctatgtgcagatcttcaggactgtgctgaggatcccctctgagcagggacggcacaaagccttttccacctgcctccctcacctggctgtggtctccctgttCATCAGCACTGGCATGTTTGcctacctgaagcccccctccatgtcgttcccatccctggatctggccctgtcacttctgtactcagtggtgcctccagccctgaaccccctcatctacagcctgaggaaccaggagctgaaggctgCGGTGTGgacactgatgactggatgcttTCAGAAACACTAA